In Candidatus Babeliales bacterium, the following are encoded in one genomic region:
- a CDS encoding ATP-dependent DNA ligase: MKFSMVTSFFDEIEKIQSRLRMTEILADLLNKSSEREAEIICNLALGQLNPAHRTLQFNIATAQMMKAIALLLEVPEAAVQERAKQEGDLGLVVAQERWHGDAGLTVVEVDAALRVIATFSGHGSQEQKINAIYSLLKKVDPISAKFIVRIIIGKLRLGFSDMTLIDALSWMTVGDKSARDAIENAYNVCADIGYIARILKQEGMAAVEDMHAHVGIPIRPAAAERLPTARAIIEKIGVSIAQPKLDGFRLQIHINNANADAPDIHFYSRNLTDMSFMFPDLVADLKKLPVTDMIAEGEAIVYDPHTGQFLPFQETVKRKRKHDIEAVMADFPLQLFLFDLLYINGQELLTKTHEERRAALLNLFKDFQSDVIKVIEEKKVETAQELEEYFTANIAAGLEGLVVKKIDSVYRPGKRNFSWIKLKRQEEGHLEDTIDCVILGYYAGEGKRAQFGIGAFLVGIYNAQEDRFETVAKIGTGLKDHDWVELKQKCDANEIAEKPKNVVCAKELYPDVWVDPVIVVMIRADEITISPLHAAGKTAENLGYALRFPRFMGYRLDKSVHEITTDQEIKQLYQNQFA; encoded by the coding sequence ATGAAATTTAGTATGGTGACTAGTTTTTTTGATGAGATAGAAAAAATACAGTCACGGTTACGTATGACAGAAATTTTAGCAGATCTTTTAAATAAAAGTTCAGAGCGCGAAGCGGAAATTATTTGTAATTTAGCATTAGGGCAATTAAATCCAGCTCATCGCACACTACAGTTTAATATTGCAACTGCCCAGATGATGAAAGCTATTGCGTTATTGTTAGAGGTGCCAGAAGCTGCTGTACAAGAACGAGCAAAGCAAGAAGGAGATTTGGGACTTGTTGTAGCGCAAGAGCGTTGGCACGGGGATGCTGGATTGACTGTTGTGGAAGTTGATGCAGCACTACGGGTTATTGCAACGTTTTCCGGTCATGGTTCACAAGAGCAAAAAATAAATGCTATATATTCATTATTAAAAAAAGTAGATCCGATATCGGCCAAATTTATAGTACGGATTATTATTGGAAAATTGCGATTAGGTTTTTCTGATATGACTTTGATTGATGCACTTTCTTGGATGACGGTTGGAGATAAGTCTGCGCGTGACGCCATAGAAAACGCGTACAATGTATGTGCAGATATTGGGTATATTGCTCGTATACTCAAGCAAGAAGGCATGGCGGCAGTTGAAGATATGCATGCGCATGTTGGTATACCAATTCGTCCTGCAGCAGCAGAACGGTTACCAACTGCACGGGCAATTATAGAAAAAATTGGAGTATCTATAGCGCAGCCGAAATTAGATGGATTTCGTTTGCAGATTCATATTAATAATGCTAATGCAGACGCGCCAGATATTCATTTTTATTCACGTAATTTAACCGATATGTCTTTTATGTTTCCCGATCTTGTTGCGGATTTAAAAAAGCTTCCGGTGACTGATATGATCGCAGAAGGGGAAGCAATTGTATATGATCCGCATACTGGCCAATTTTTACCATTTCAGGAAACCGTAAAGCGCAAGCGTAAACATGATATTGAAGCGGTTATGGCAGATTTCCCTTTGCAATTGTTCTTGTTCGATTTGCTGTATATCAATGGACAGGAATTGCTTACTAAAACGCATGAAGAGCGACGAGCTGCGTTACTGAATCTGTTTAAAGATTTTCAGAGCGATGTGATTAAAGTAATTGAAGAAAAAAAAGTGGAAACAGCGCAAGAGCTAGAGGAATATTTTACTGCAAATATAGCAGCAGGTTTGGAAGGGCTTGTAGTAAAAAAAATAGATTCCGTGTATAGGCCGGGTAAACGTAATTTCAGTTGGATTAAGTTAAAACGTCAAGAAGAAGGGCATTTAGAAGATACGATTGATTGTGTGATCCTTGGTTATTATGCGGGTGAAGGTAAACGCGCACAGTTTGGGATCGGCGCGTTTTTAGTGGGTATATATAATGCGCAAGAAGATCGGTTTGAAACGGTTGCAAAGATTGGTACCGGGCTTAAAGATCATGATTGGGTGGAGCTAAAACAAAAATGTGATGCTAATGAGATCGCAGAGAAGCCAAAAAACGTTGTTTGTGCCAAAGAATTGTATCCAGATGTCTGGGTTGATCCGGTAATAGTTGTAATGATCCGTGCAGATGAAATTACTATTTCTCCATTGCATGCTGCTGGTAAAACAGCAGAAAATCTGGGTTATGCTTTGCGGTTCCCTCGTTTTATGGGATATAGGCTGGATAAAAGCGTGCATGAAATTACAACAGATCAAGAGATAAAGCAGCTATATCAGAATCAGTTTGCATAG
- a CDS encoding SDR family NAD(P)-dependent oxidoreductase has translation MSKIKISLIIILIFNSYKILHATDNTSSHSNQDPYDYDSISTFTVIPCVHDFSPIPTIDNALATHPIYMCHKKAIIIGASSDITRNLISLLTADGYLIGVIDGEERTLQQIQYDTPSMLFTKKITHSNVTQITSLFNELVYEMNGLDLMIITNNIWPELKAHTQNGLLLPNNTINLEYERNTITVNITNFVTIANAALNYFIKKGSGHLVGITSLDVFSGNAACPTYSASKAFSSIYLQGMRKRLNQLNIPITITEIRREWSTIKNYITNQYWTIPADQAAKTIRNAIAHKQNTAYITQQWWPIAVLRKLIPNWFSF, from the coding sequence ATGTCAAAAATAAAAATATCATTGATAATAATACTTATTTTTAATTCATACAAAATCCTTCACGCAACTGATAACACATCTTCGCATTCCAATCAGGATCCATACGATTATGATAGCATTTCTACGTTCACCGTTATCCCTTGTGTGCATGATTTCAGTCCAATACCAACGATTGACAACGCACTTGCCACACATCCGATTTATATGTGCCACAAAAAAGCAATTATTATTGGAGCATCTTCAGATATAACCCGCAACTTGATCTCTCTGCTGACTGCTGATGGATATCTTATTGGCGTGATTGATGGAGAAGAACGCACCTTACAACAGATACAGTATGACACGCCAAGCATGCTCTTTACCAAAAAAATAACCCATTCGAATGTCACCCAAATAACATCACTCTTTAATGAATTAGTATATGAAATGAATGGATTAGATTTAATGATAATTACCAATAATATCTGGCCCGAACTCAAAGCACACACACAAAATGGACTACTGCTACCAAATAATACCATAAACCTTGAATATGAACGAAATACGATTACAGTAAATATTACCAATTTTGTTACCATCGCCAACGCCGCTCTTAATTATTTTATAAAAAAAGGATCTGGGCACCTTGTGGGCATTACATCGCTTGACGTATTTTCGGGAAATGCCGCATGCCCTACCTATAGCGCAAGCAAAGCTTTCTCTTCGATTTATTTACAAGGAATGCGTAAACGGCTTAATCAACTTAATATCCCGATTACCATTACTGAAATTCGCAGAGAGTGGAGCACCATAAAAAATTACATAACAAATCAATACTGGACTATTCCTGCAGACCAAGCAGCAAAAACTATTCGCAACGCGATTGCTCACAAGCAAAACACTGCATACATCACACAACAATGGTGGCCTATTGCTGTATTACGCAAATTGATTCCCAACTGGTTTAGTTTTTAA
- a CDS encoding phospholipase D-like domain-containing protein, translating into MINKVISTIISCVIVYSYSGFLYSCDVSDTVFFDSSVIKKVINDIHKIKRGGSIELHQLVFSDRHVTDALIAAHAKKVNVTIQISPRLLFYSAKELQRLKEIGINLVYKHTHEKTILLQQKGGVNRIMYSGSWNLSNNAYRQPEILQRFTDKNGDERVIDEVIKIWHNRKQRKKPLQILSPVKRIKQAPKRGFNTPPTSRAFASEVRSPRQVMKDSLRAIRNTPSKKEVIIAIPNSNDKDPKDQTRKNLIAELIEAAQEHPNSSFELIIDEAATRKADLRQNLQELNGLPNGNVQVFNQYGEENTFQTKRGLRHAHIKALVVSATKKSSTPSLFTNSTGNPTGPGGEEPNLTTVTHVARQSAQFLIKRLREIRTTPYSPKHNAKRQKKTESHKK; encoded by the coding sequence TTGATAAATAAAGTTATTTCAACAATTATCTCATGCGTCATAGTGTATAGCTACTCTGGATTTCTTTATTCCTGTGATGTCAGTGATACTGTTTTTTTTGATAGCTCTGTTATAAAAAAAGTCATTAATGATATTCACAAAATAAAAAGAGGTGGATCAATTGAATTACACCAACTCGTTTTTAGCGATCGACACGTTACCGATGCATTAATTGCAGCTCATGCAAAAAAAGTTAACGTTACTATACAAATCTCACCACGCCTACTTTTTTATAGTGCCAAAGAATTACAGCGGCTAAAAGAGATTGGTATTAATTTGGTATATAAACATACACACGAAAAAACAATATTATTACAACAAAAAGGTGGGGTTAATCGCATTATGTATTCAGGGTCATGGAACCTTTCCAATAACGCATATCGTCAGCCAGAAATACTCCAACGATTTACCGATAAAAACGGCGATGAGCGGGTAATTGATGAAGTAATAAAGATTTGGCACAACCGAAAACAACGGAAAAAACCATTACAAATTCTTTCCCCGGTGAAACGAATCAAACAGGCACCTAAACGTGGTTTTAACACTCCCCCAACATCACGTGCCTTTGCGTCAGAAGTACGATCCCCCAGACAAGTCATGAAAGATTCCTTACGCGCTATACGCAATACACCCAGTAAAAAAGAGGTTATTATTGCAATTCCAAACAGCAATGACAAAGATCCTAAAGATCAAACACGTAAAAACCTTATTGCAGAATTAATTGAAGCGGCACAGGAACATCCAAATAGCTCTTTTGAATTAATCATTGATGAAGCAGCTACAAGGAAAGCAGATCTTAGACAGAATCTACAAGAACTCAACGGCCTACCAAATGGGAACGTTCAAGTCTTTAACCAATATGGAGAAGAAAACACATTCCAAACAAAACGAGGATTACGACATGCACATATCAAAGCGCTTGTCGTCAGTGCTACAAAAAAATCTTCAACCCCCTCTCTTTTTACTAATTCAACGGGCAATCCTACAGGACCAGGAGGAGAAGAGCCCAATCTGACAACAGTCACGCACGTCGCAAGACAATCTGCGCAATTCCTTATCAAACGGCTTCGTGAAATCCGAACAACACCATATTCTCCTAAGCACAACGCAAAAAGGCAAAAAAAGACAGAATCCCATAAAAAATAA